The window TCCCGCAGCTCCGGGATGTCTTCGACCGCGGCGTCGTTCAGCACGACCACCGGTTCCTCGCCGTTGACCTCGGCGATCAGCTGGAACAGGTTGTACGTGTACGAATCATAATTGTCGATGAGCAGGGTCTTCACCCGCCCACCCCCCTCTGATCGTTCGCGGACCTAGGCGGTCCGTCGTTTGTGCCGGCCGCGCAGCGCCTGCAGCGGCGGATACAGCCATTTCTTCAGGAAACGCTGGAGTCTCGGCATGAGAATCCAGGTGACAATGGCGGTCACGGCCAGACACAGCAGAAGTGTACGAAAAAGCGGATTCAGGTCGTTGAGATAGGGAAGTATCAGCAGGTTGAATAAGAGTACGGGCGGGAAGACCGCACTCATGTTCACCAGCCACAGTTTCCATTTCGGGGGTGGCCCGGGAGGGCCGGCAGACGCCGGGGCCCGGGAGGTCTGGGAGTCGAACCAGGCCCTGGACCCTGCGATGCTCCGGCGCCCGGTCTCCTGCGCCAGCGCGTCGACACGGGCCGACCACTGAGCCCAGACCACGGAGTTCTCCCAGGTCCGGGCCGTATCCTCGCTGTCGAAGCGGTAGACCACATGCCAATCCGCCTCTCCGTCGACGAGTACGCCACCCCCCAGAAAACCCGGCTGCTGCGCACTCGTACGCAGCGCGGCCCACCCCCAGGAGTGGAAGTCGGCCTCGCGCCCCGGCACCACCTGGTACGCGACGGTGACGGTAACGGGATTCCTGCTCACGATGTCGAATACGAGAGGAACCAAGACCCCGTTCAAATCTTCAACGAACATTTTCAAGGTGTCCGGAACGTGCGCCTATGACTCTGTTTCAGATGCCTTGACGTCTTCTGCGAGAGGTACGCCTGGGTAACTTCCGGCAAATCCAGGAAGCGGTTGCCCGACCGGTCGGAAAAGGAGCACCATCACTCACAGGCTCGGGGGGAATTGCTGGAGACGAAGGAGAGCCGATGTCCAGGTACGACTGGGATATGAACCACGACGGAATCGACCGGGCGCGCGCCGCGATCGAACCCGTACGGAAAGAAGTCACCGCACATCCGGTCTATCGGCGCATCGACACCCGCGCCGATATGGCGGTGTTCATGGAACACCATGTCTTCGCGGTCTGGGACTTCATGTCCCTCCTGAAATCCCTCCAGCGGGACCTGACCTGTGTGGACGTCCCCTGGGTGCCACGCGGGTCCGCGGTCGGCCGACGGCTCGTCAACGACATCGTGCTGGTGGAGGAGAGCGACGAGCTGAACGGCGGGTTCACCAGCCACTTCGAGCTGTACCGGGCGGGCATGGGCGAGGCGGGCGCGGACACCTCCCGCCTCGACGCGTTCCTCGGGCTCGTCGGCGAGGGCCACGACGTGCCCGCGGCACTGCGGGTGGCCCGAGTACCCGGCCCCGCGGCCGAGTTCGTCCGCACGACCTTCGAGATCATCCGGGAAGGGCCGCTGCACTGCCGGGCCGCCGCCTTCGCGTTCTCCCGCGAGGACCTGATCCCGGACATGTTCGACCAGGTGATCAAGAAGGAGGGCACCGAGCGGTTCCCGCTGTTCTGCGACTATCTCGCGCGGCACATCGAGGTGGACGGGGAGGAGCACACGCCGATGGCGATGGCCATGGTGGCGGAGCTGTGCGGAGGGGAGGACCGGCGCTGGGAGGAGGCGGTGGAGACGGCGACGGCGGCACTGGAGGCACGCGTACGCTTCTGGGACGGGATCGTCGCGGCGATGGGGTGAGGCCGCCGAGCACGGTCGGGGACTTCCGGACGACCGAGCACGGTTGTGCACCTTTCGGACCGCCGAGCACGGCTATGCACCTTTCGGACCGCCGAGCACGTTCGGGCACCTTCGGACGGCCGCCCCTATGTCTCGTTCTCCGCCTCCCGCCATGCACGGGCCACGCGCTCGAACGACGTGTTGACGGCCAGCAGGCCGCCGTCCACGCGCAGGGTCGTACCGGTGATCCAGGCCGCGTCCCGCGAGGCGAGAAAGGCCACGGCCGCCGCGATGTCCGCCGGCTCCCCGACCCGGCCCAGGGGATAGATCTCGGCGAGGTCGTCGAGATGGGACTCCCGGCCCGCCCAGCCGGGGGTGCGGATCGTGC is drawn from Streptomyces bottropensis ATCC 25435 and contains these coding sequences:
- a CDS encoding antibiotic biosynthesis monooxygenase; protein product: MFVEDLNGVLVPLVFDIVSRNPVTVTVAYQVVPGREADFHSWGWAALRTSAQQPGFLGGGVLVDGEADWHVVYRFDSEDTARTWENSVVWAQWSARVDALAQETGRRSIAGSRAWFDSQTSRAPASAGPPGPPPKWKLWLVNMSAVFPPVLLFNLLILPYLNDLNPLFRTLLLCLAVTAIVTWILMPRLQRFLKKWLYPPLQALRGRHKRRTA
- a CDS encoding DUF3050 domain-containing protein, giving the protein MSRYDWDMNHDGIDRARAAIEPVRKEVTAHPVYRRIDTRADMAVFMEHHVFAVWDFMSLLKSLQRDLTCVDVPWVPRGSAVGRRLVNDIVLVEESDELNGGFTSHFELYRAGMGEAGADTSRLDAFLGLVGEGHDVPAALRVARVPGPAAEFVRTTFEIIREGPLHCRAAAFAFSREDLIPDMFDQVIKKEGTERFPLFCDYLARHIEVDGEEHTPMAMAMVAELCGGEDRRWEEAVETATAALEARVRFWDGIVAAMG